One Vicugna pacos chromosome X, VicPac4, whole genome shotgun sequence DNA window includes the following coding sequences:
- the LOC140691857 gene encoding heat shock transcription factor, X-linked member 3-like gives MASQSPDEEYTATAAPAADGEPPAGAPSGSSPDPKVDSREILEKPGDQAESQDPGSQDNQPPQDPNPGPANVDGTHGVLGLSFPRKLWMMVEDEAFKSVRWNDKGDMLIIEEDLFQREVLRRRGADRIFETDSLKSFIRQLNLYGFRKIHLPGTLGRSPGKKRLMIYHNCNFQREKPLLIENMWRKGDPRATARPASSATTPKRKKQAAPPMRCTQFFHQNDSTKDADRKTQREAPRAQVPSGIRAFMLPGVLSAGRVARLVVVQRPSSEQGGPSGEGTSRNVTLVPPATAGRDGAGELPRSPPVCPDPSSVVSTCNTGYCMLLAALLLMAPNQEARGR, from the exons ATGGCGAGTCAGAGCCCCGACGAGGAATATACGGCCACGGCGGCCCCCGCAGCTGATGGAGAGCCCCCAGCGGGGGCCCCATCGGGTTCATCCCCGGATCCAAAGGTGGATTCGAGGGAGATTTTGGAGAAGCCCGGCGACCAGGCCGAGAGCCAAGATCCAGGCTCCCAAGACAACCAGCCACCACAGGACCCAAACCCAGGTCCCGCCAACGTGGACGGAACCCATGGTGTTCTTGGGCTCTCCTTCCCGAGAAAGCTCTGGATGATGGTGGAGGACGAGGCCTTCAAGTCCGTGCGCTGGAACGACAAGGGAGACATGCTGATCATCGAGGAAGACCTTTTCCAGCGGGAGGTTCTTCGCCGGCGCGGCGCAGACAGGATCTTTGAAACAGACAGCTTGAAGAGCTTCATCCGCCAACTGAACCTCTACGGGTTCAGGAAAATACACCTGCCCGGCACTCTGGGTCGCTCTCCggggaagaaaaggctgatg ATCTACCACAACTGCAACTTTCAGAGAGAGAAGCCCCTGCTGATCGAGAAcatgtggagaaaaggtgacCCGAGAGCAACTGCTCGGCCCGCTTCCAGCGCAACCACcccaaagagaaagaagcaagccGCCCCACCTATGAGATGCACCCAGTTTTTCCATCAGAATGACTCCACCAAAGATGCCGACAGGAAGACCCAGAGGGAAGCCCCCCGTGCTCAGGTGCCCAGCGGCATCCGGGCCTTCATGCTCCCTGGCGTCCTGTCTGCCGGCCGGGTGGCCAGGTTGGTGGTAGTGCAGCGTCCCTCCAGCGAGCAGGGCGGCCCGAGTGGGGAGGGCACCTCCAGGAATGTCACGCTAGTGCCCCCGGCTACTGCCGGAAGGGACGGTGCAGGGGAGCTGCCCAGAAGCCCCCCCGTTTGCCCCGATCCCAGCTCGGTGGTGTCCACGTGCAACACGGGTTACTGCATGCTGCTCG